In Porites lutea chromosome 7, jaPorLute2.1, whole genome shotgun sequence, a single window of DNA contains:
- the LOC140944842 gene encoding uncharacterized protein, with amino-acid sequence MTSLKGFLPPAGSALWRKDRGRLSSESEGSLSPSIKHVVIREVWQRTNPSPHALYKIDVMTKSNHWFIFRRYREFYELHKNLVALYGIPKDMLPPKKLTSNMALCHLEKRKAALEHYLQRLVNSSTYVSTSPEILEFLEVQRHDVMAVTKSLARDLFQKGREVLAKGESFTFSPTQLYCVTRQLQLPEPSSPMDQTDAADLGNLYDFVYQLQSLCVSSIVNKSTTSQELSSHLEFDISLFKSLSCLIIDGCPLTLINNLAKVQSQITSLTARYCLTNMKELLVDCAAEKRSAPKVKGPVESWRGHTTAKLMQNRVVVQPWHQLTRLILTHNKLVAFDTSLKLLPVLQNLDLSYNEFVHLDLQQLCCPSLMYLNLSHNNIHFITGMPGGLAHLKSLVVSHNNLETVSGLDSLTGLIELNIEHNQIYTIHEVSKLCLNSHLKYLCIAGNPFARAKPYRVIVLSFFKGKELILDKKPITKKERMKLRSHPTKLRASTSPDHVLDDEPASEDGLASRRYHSLNLFGPSESDDDSGIEGAPSLASNSVIIGPEESEILDKELSFNWLYYPVGNAVPVSNNITCLPSEDSREEQKDPSVATNSFVLENANTARKEVTECYLDDHDSIKSPGTFNDKSTTLGSTSTLEAEESITQCSSTLNPNASVPTEQLSSNSTLSADDVHITQHDSNGKSESGDGQSHPMSARANDCQQLVEKDNEGQQIVKESTSVAKPMSGEQSFNAKQTVFTSDHYQQIGFLPNPTESLLMNDE; translated from the coding sequence ATGACTTCACTAAAAGGCTTCCTTCCACCTGCAGGGAGTGCTCTATGGAGAAAAGACCGTGGACGACTGTCCTCAGAGAGCGAAGGCAGCTTATCGCCTTCAATCAAGCATGTCGTCATAAGAGAGGTATGGCAAAGAACTAACCCTTCACCGCACGCCTTGTACAAAATTGATGTCATGACCAAGTCGAACCACTGGTTCATATTTCGAAGGTACCGTGAATTTTACGAGCTCCATAAAAACCTTGTGGCTTTGTATGGTATCCCTAAAGATATGTTGCCACCAAAGAAACTGACTTCCAACATGGCGCTGTGTCATCTTGAGAAACGGAAAGCGGCGCTGGAACACTACCTGCAGCGACTGGTAAACAGCAGCACTTACGTGTCGACTTCACCAGAAATCCTCGAGTTTCTTGAAGTACAACGGCATGATGTGATGGCAGTGACAAAATCACTGGCAAGAGATTTGTTTCAGAAAGGAAGGGAAGTTTTGGCGAAAGGTGAAAGTTTTACTTTCTCTCCTACTCAGTTGTATTGTGTAACGCGTCAGTTGCAGTTACCAGAGCCAAGCAGTCCGATGGATCAAACAGATGCAGCAGATCTGGGGAATTTGTATGATTTCGTTTATCAGCTGCAATCACTTTGTGTTAGCAGCATTGTAAACAAGTCTACAACTTCACAGGAGCTTTCCAGTCACTTGGAGTTTGACATCTCCTTGTTCAAGTCCCTCAGTTGTTTAATCATTGATGGCTGCCCTTTGACACTGATCAATAACCTGGCAAAAGTCCAGTCCCAGATAACAAGTCTAACAGCACGTTACTGTCTGACAAACATGAAGGAGCTGCTTGTTGATTGTGCCGCAGAGAAACGTTCGGCGCCCAAAGTAAAGGGTCCTGTGGAGTCTTGGAGAGGTCATACCACAGCAAAACTGATGCAGAATCGTGTTGTTGTCCAACCGTGGCATCAGCTAACACGTCTTATATTAACACATAACAAACTAGTAGCATTTGACACATCTCTTAAACTCTTGCCAGTTCTACAAAATCTTGATTTGAGCTATAACGAATTTGTTCACTTGGATCTACAACAACTGTGCTGTCCAAGCCTTATGTACTTGAACCTGTCTCATAACAACATCCACTTCATTACAGGCATGCCTGGAGGGCTGGCTCATTTGAAGTCTCTTGTTGTTAGTCATAATAACCTTGAGACTGTTAGTGGATTAGACTCTCTGACAGGGCTGATTGAACTAAACATTGAGCACAATCAGATATACACCATCCATGAAGTTTCCAAGCTGTGTTTGAACTCCCATTTGAAGTACTTGTGTATTGCTGGAAACCCTTTTGCACGAGCAAAACCTTACAGGGTGATAGTACTGTCCTTCTTCAAAGGTAAAGAGCTGATTCTTGACAAGAAGcctataacaaaaaaagaacggATGAAACTTAGATCCCATCCCACTAAGTTACGAGCCAGCACCAGTCCAGATCACGTGTTGGATGATGAGCCTGCAAGTGAAGATGGTCTGGCTTCTCGTAGATATCACAGCTTAAACTTGTTTGGTCCTTCTGAGAGTGATGATGACTCTGGTATTGAAGGTGCTCCTAGCCTAGCAAGCAACAGTGTAATCATTGGTCCAGAGGAATCTGAGATTTTGGACAAAGAACTGTCATTTAACTGGTTATACTACCCTGTGGGGAATGCTGTACCAGTCTCAAATAACATCACCTGCCTTCCTTCTGAAGACAGCAGAGAGGAGCAGAAAGATCCAAGTGTTGCTACCAACAGTTTTGTTTTGGAGAATGCAAATACAGCTAGAAAGGAAGTGACTGAATGTTATCTTGATGATCATGATTCCATCAAAAGCCCTGGTACTTTTAATGATAAATCTACTACATTGggttcaacttcaactttagaGGCAGAAGAAAGCATAACACAGTGTTCCTCAACTTTAAATCCCAATGCTAGTGTGCCTACAGAGCAGTTATCAAGCAACTCTACTTTGTCTGCTGATGATGTTCACATCACACAGCATGACTCCAATGGCAAGTCTGAATCAGGTGATGGCCAAAGCCATCCAATGTCAGCTAGAGCTAATGACTGTCAACAACTGGTGGAAAAGGACAATGAAGGACAACAAATTGTTAAGGAATCCACAAGTGTCGCGAAGCCGATGAGTGGTGAACAGAGCTTTAATGCTAAGCAGACAGTGTTTACAAGTGACCATTACCAACAAATTGGTTTTTTACCAAATCCAACAGAATCTTTGCTAATGAATGATGAATAG